The region TTGGTGGGCGGGGTAGTTAGGACTTGTGCCCTAGGGGCGGGAAGAGGATCGTAACCCATCTTCTTTGAACGATGACTTTGGTGAAGTTTTTCAACTCTACCGAGTTTCGACAATCGTTCTCGATTAGAGACTGAGCATTGTCCGGAAGATCGAATCTACTACAGATTCTGATTTTATTCCCTTTGACAATAGACCCATTTCTAGTGGTTGGCTTCCACACTGCATCGATGTGCCGTGCTCTTTCTTTGATGCGTCCCATTACCTCCGTGATTAGTTCGTCCGACGACTGACCTTCGTGGTTGTAGTGGTTGGACAATGCTCCTCCCGATTGACGCCCTACTAACGAGCCTTAGTAGTAAGACTTATAATACGGTGTAATTTCAGAAAGTCAATAGATAGAATAGCGATATATAATAGAAAGTTGTATAATATATATTGTCCAAATCGGACGAGAGCACCGGGCTAGCACCCTAATTTACAATATGCATTATCTAAGGTATAATAACCGACATATCAAATAATCATATCGAGAACTCGGCCGTGGCAGAATAACACTGGACCATAGCAGAGGTTACGATATAGCACCAAGGAGTATAGTTATGGCAGAAAAAGCCACAACCCCAGCAGGCCTACGAATTCGTATTCGCCTAAAAGCGTATGACCATAAAGTCATCGACCAATCAGCAAAACAAATTATCGATACGGCTATCCGTACCGGCGCGAGCATTGCTGGCCCTGTACCACTACCGACTCGTCGTTCTAGCTTTACGGTTGTAAAGTCACCTCACGTTTACAAGACTGGTGGTGAAACATTCGAAATGCGCGTGCACAAACGTCTAATCGACATTACAAACGCGACACCGAAGACTATCGATAGCCTGCAAAACCTCAGCCTTCCAGCTGGTGTTGACGCAGAAATCCGTATGTAATTTATTGGTTACTATTAAAAAACTCCGCTGTAAACGCGGAGTTTTTTAATATTGTTTTGAAACCTAGTAATGTACGTTCGAGGAATTATTACTTTCATCGATTTGGTCGTATGCGGCCTGTAGCTTCATATTTAAACTAAGTACCCATATGCCAAGAGCGAGAATCAATCCACAGAGGATAAGCCAGTAGACTGATTGGTGAGTAAATTTTAAGGTAAAAAATGGTGATGGATTAGGTGATTTCCTGAATGAACGGTGCTCAATAGGTTTTTTCTTTGTTGTAGCCATCATAAAATTCCTTAAATTAACGTTTTCTTAAGTATGATTTAATTAGCCGGAAAGTGCAATAGAACAGTTGTACTTATGCTTTTCACTTTGATATACTCTATAGAATGACACGGCCAAAACAAAAAAGACCGCGTACTTATGCACGAAACCGCGCTGCCATAAGTCGGCGT is a window of Candidatus Saccharimonadales bacterium DNA encoding:
- the rpsJ gene encoding 30S ribosomal protein S10 is translated as MAEKATTPAGLRIRIRLKAYDHKVIDQSAKQIIDTAIRTGASIAGPVPLPTRRSSFTVVKSPHVYKTGGETFEMRVHKRLIDITNATPKTIDSLQNLSLPAGVDAEIRM